One Catharus ustulatus isolate bCatUst1 chromosome 2, bCatUst1.pri.v2, whole genome shotgun sequence genomic window carries:
- the LOC116992508 gene encoding cyclin-dependent kinase 8 isoform X3 has translation MGFARLFNSPLKPLADLDPVVVTFWYRAPELLLGARHYTKAIDIWAIGCIFAELLTSEPIFHCRQEDIKTSNPYHHDQLDRIFNVMGFPADKDWEDIKKMPEHSTLMKDFRRNTYTNCSLIKYMEKHKVKPDSKAFHLLQKLLTMDPIKRITSEQAMQDPYFLEDPLPTSDVFAGCQIPYPKREFLTEEEPDDKGDKKNQQQQQGNNHTNGTGHPGNQDNSHTQGPPLKKVRVVPPTTTSGGLIMTSDYQRSNPHAAYPNPGPSTSQPQSSMGYSATSQQPPQYSHQTHRY, from the exons ATGGGCTTTGCCCGATTATTTAATTCACCTCTGAAGCCTTTAGCAGACTTGGATCCAGTAGTTGTAACCTTCTGGTATCGAGCTCCAGAGTTACTTCTTGGAGCAAGGCATTATACCAAAGCTATTG atatttggGCCATAGGGTGTATATTTGCAGAGCTGCTAACATCAGAACCAATATTCCATTGTCGACAAGAAGATATCAAAACTAGTAATCCTTATCACCATGACCAGCTGGACAGAATATTCAATGTAATGGGATTTCCTGCAG ATAAAGATTGGGAAGACATAAAAAAGATGCCAGAACATTCAACCTTGATGAAAGATTTCCGGAGAAATAC gtACACCAACTGCAGCCTTATCAAATATATGGAAAAACATAAAGTTAAACCAGATAGCAAGGCATTCCACTTG ctTCAGAAATTGCTCACTATGGATCCGATAAAGAGAATTACCTCAGAACAGGCTATGCAGGATCCTTACTTCTTGGAAGATCCTCTTCCCACATCCGA TGTTTTTGCAGGTTGTCAAATCCCTTATCCAAAACGAGAATTTTTAACAGAAGAAGAACCAGATGATAAAGGAGACAAA aagaaccagcagcagcagcagggcaatAACCATACTAATGGAACTGGTCATCCAGGGAACCAAGACAACAGTcacacacagggacccccacTGAAAAAAGTGAGAGTTGTTCCTCCTACCACTACCTCAGGTGGACTTATTATGACCTCAGACTATCag CGTTCCAACCCCCATGCTGCCTACCCCAACCCCGGACCAAGCACATCgcagccacagagcagcatGGGATACTCAGCTACCTCGCAGCAGCCGCCGCAGTACTCGCACCAGACCCACCGGTACTGA